Below is a genomic region from Bradyrhizobium sp. 1(2017).
ATTGAAGGTCTGTGATCCGCCGTGGTTTGCGATGGGCTTAACGATGTTCGTTGCGTCGTCGCAATCCTTGACCGTGATATTGTCACGATCCGTCGTTTCCCTCTTTTTCGCGAAAAGATCGATCAGGGATTTAAGGTGCTTGCCGAACTTTTCGATCAACTCCAATTTGTCGATTAGAGGAGCGAGCAGCGGCCCCGCCATCGCGATCATGGTAGTCAGATCGGGGACCAAGTTGATGTCGATGCTGCCGGGCCTTACAGCCGACACTAAGAGCCGAGCCTCGGAGTTTTTGGAAGCTAGCTCGTTCTCGACAGCGTAGGCTTGATATTGGTGCGCGATAGCTGTTAGCGCGCCGGTTAGTTCGGAAATTTCAATAGGCTCTTCCGGCTCCAAATGGAGCTGAAGGCTCGGCTCAGCGGCGGCCATTTACCCTTCCCCAGACTTCTACCACGGTATTGAACCGTAAGCGCCGACGATTGGCTACCGGAAAGGTTGAGGTGAGTTAATCACTCGCGCGCTGTTCGTTGACGTGATCAAGGGGAAAGCAATGATGGTGCTGGCAGCAGGGATCGAACCCGCGACCCCGTGATTACAAATCACGTGCTCTACCAACTGAGCTATGCCAGCGACGGCCTCGGTCATATCAGAACAGCGACGATCGCGGCAACCACACAGGCCCCTCTTTTTACCCCGTTGGTTACCCGCGCAATTCGTTCGATCCTTATCCCCTGATAATTATAATGAAATTCGGCCGAAGCCACGGTTTTGTAAACCGAAGGTCGGGGTTCAATCCCCTCAGCCGGCACCAGCTTTTGACGCGGCACTCAGCTCGATTTCTTCGGCGCGCTGCTCTGCTGGAAGTGCTCCGCGCCCGCGATCTCCACCCAGGCGTGTTTCGACCGCTCGAAAACCGATCTGACGGGAGCCGGGTAGTTTGGGTCCGCGATCGCACCGACGGCAACGGCGATCATCGTCGGTCGGTTGTCGGCCTTCCAATAGACCGTCGAACCGCAGTCTCGACAAAAATAGAAGCGGACCCTGCTGCCGCTCGCGGCCGCACGAACATATTCCTTCGGCGTTCCCGCGACCGTGACGGCCTCGACCGGATAGAAGGCGCCGACGCCGAACGGCGCGCCGGTTCGTCGCTGGCACTCAACACAGTGACAGGCGGCGACGAGGCTGGATGGCCCCGGAAGCGTCAGCGCAACAGCGCCGCAATTGCATCTGGCATCGATCATGGGCCCTCGCTCTCACTCCTTCCCCACTTCGAACGCCAGCAGCACGTTGCCGGCAACGCCGCTCCATTGGCCGTAGCCGGAATTGGTGTAGAGCATGCCGCCGGCGATCACCGGCCCGGGACCGTCGATCGCGCCGCCATGGGCGGGAACACCATTCACCGCCTTGAAATCCTGCACGGTGTCGAACTCCCACAACAGCTTGCCGTCGGCAGTGGCGTAGGCGCGCAGGACGCCGCTGACGCCGCCGGAGAACACGACACCCGGGATCAGGCTCACCGCCGCCGACAGCGCGGGGCTGCATTGCGGGCGATCGCCGCAGGCGACCGGCGGCACCTCCATCTCGATCTTCCCGGTCGCGAGATCGAGGCCGAACAGGCCGCCGCCCTGCGTGGAATCGAGACGCCGCGTACCATCGCGCATAAACCGCACGTCGGAGTTGGCGACATAGATGCGATCCCCATCCGCGGCCGAGCCCCATTCGCTGCCGCCGAGCGGACCGCCCTTCCCGATCCGCGTCTGCCACAGGATCTTGCCACCATCATCGGGATCGAGCGCGTGCACGACGCCGGATTTCTGCGCGATGACCAGCACGCGTCGGCCGTCGCGCAAGGCGACGAGGATCGGCGACTGGCCGAAATCGTGATCGGGTCCGTGATCGTCAGGGCAATTGGTCCTGTCCGCGCTGTAGCACGCCACGACAAAGGCGTCCTTTGGCGTGGCCTGCTGCTTCCAGAGCAGCTTTCCCGTCGCCAGATCGAAGGCGAGCACCGCATCGGCGGTTGCGGCCGGCGGGTTCGAGTAGGAATTGCTGGTCGCGACATAGATTGCGTTACGCCGCGCGTCGATCGTCGGCGCCGACCAGACGGCGGCGCCGGACGGGCCAAAGAGCTGCGTGCCTCTCGCGTTCTTGCTCGTCGGATGCGGTATCTCGGGGATCGTATAGGCCTGCCAGACCTCCTTGCCGGTCGCAGCCTCCAGCGCAACCACGCTGCCGCGGAAGGTGCAGCATTCGTAATTGGCTTGCGAGCCGGCGGCTTCCTCGAGCGAGGACACCGGCACGTAGAGCACGCCGGAATGCAGCACCGGTGCGCCGGTGATGCGTGCGGCCGCGTGCTCCTCGACTTTCGTCTTCCAGATCAGTGTGCCGGTCAGCGCGTTCACCGCATAGGCATTGGCGCGCAGATCGCCGAAGTAGATCGCGAACTGATCGGTGCCGGCAAGCGGCGCGAAGCTGATCGCGGCGCGCACCGCCGCATCCGTTGCGAACGTCCACAGCGTGCAGCCGCTTCGCGCGTCGAGCGCATGCACCTTGCGGTCGGTGCCGCCGATGAACAGCAGGCCGCCCACGATGGTCGGCGGCGCAAAGGACACCGAGGCGCCGGGAAACGCATAGGCCCATTTCAGCCGCAGGCGCGGCACCTCTGCCGCGGTCAGTCCCGCCATCTCGGCCGGCTGGAAGCGGCTGTTGCCAGCGTCGACGCCCCATCCGTTCCAATGCGGACCGTCGAGCGGCTCCGGAAAGCCGCTGACCTGCTGCGTGCAGCGGCCCTGCGTGTCGGCCGTGCCGCCTCCGGTCGCGGCCTTGCCGGTGACGAAGGCCGCAATCGCGCGGCGTTCTTCGTCGCTGCGGTCCTTCGCCATCGCCGCCATGCTGCCGGAGGTCAGCGTCGCCAGCACATGATCGAACGCCATCGCCTGCATGGCGCTCCGGCCGGGCACGCGGCTCTGGGCATCGCCGCCATCGTGGCACTGTGCGCAATGCGTCGCGTAGAGCGCGGCGCCGTCCTGCTGTGCGGCCGCCGGAGCGCCGCACGAGATCAACAGGGCGACCAAGACAGCACGTGCTCGCATGGTGTGCTCCTGCGTGATCGGCGCGCCCCAGGATCGCGTCGCACAACCCAAAGTGTATCGGCGGCGCGATCACGGAAGCAATGGACGTTCCGTCCGCGCCCATCACACATCCGTGGCCATGCGGACGCGATCGGGCAACCGGTCCAGCCGCCAGAGCCCGAGGCTCTTGTCGCGCCAGCCGCCGCCGCCCTCATCGCAACGCTCGTTGATCAGCGCGAGCGGTGCCGGCAAGTCGAATGGCGCTTTCTCCATGTTCAGCGCACGCCAGTCGCCGTCTTCGCAATCTTGATTTTCCTCCCAATCGGGAAAGGTGGTGACCAGCAGGAAGCGCGCGCCGCTCATCCGGAATTGCGTGAGGGCGCAGTCGATATTGGCAAGGCTCAGATGCACCAGACAGTCCCGGCACAGAATCACGTCAGCGCGCGGCAGCGCATCGCGCGTAATGTCGGCGACGAGAAAACGGCCGGCCATTTCGCCGCGAGATGCGCGCAGGTTGTTGGTTTCGATGAGCGTCGGCACGATGTCGATGCCGGTGTAGTCGACATCGAGCTTGATGCGGCCGATCCATTCGGCATCGCCGCAGGGCGCATCGAGCAGCGAGCGCGCGCCGAGCCGTTGCAGTAGCGCTGGAAGCGCCTCCCGGATCGCCGCGGTCGCGGGATCCTCCGAGCCGAGGCCGGAGACCGAAGTCGCAGCGCCCCAAAGGTTGGTCCGCTCGATGCGCTCGAAGCGGGCGGCGAGATCGAGGCCCGCGAAATTCTCGCGGTCGGCCAGGAAACGCTCATGGGCGAGCACGGGAGGACGATGGGAGATCATCTGACGAGCCTCAAGCCAAGTCGCACGCAGTGTACAGGCGATGCGTCGCGGCCGTCATCGCCATTGGCCATCGATCCTCTCGGAGACGGCCAGCCGGACAGGGCCAGACCGGAACCAAAGACGTGCATCGTACGTTTCCGACCCATGCTGATCCGGGAAGAAAACCGAAACATGTTTCTGCTGGCGACGGTGACGCTCTGCTGTGGCGCCGTGGCCGGGACAGTTGCTCTGTTCGAACAGGTGCCAGCACCCATGGCGTCAGAGCAGGTTGCCCAGCGGACGGCGATCGATGTCACCGCTCAGGCGCCGGTTCGGGTGGTCGGCGCGCCGTTCGAGCCCAACGTCAATCCCCGCCAGCGATAGCGCTCACGTCGGTGAGGTCTCCCTGCCCTTCTGGGGCCGGCCATGGACGCGCGCCAATCCCTCGATGAAAGCGATCACCTCCGCCCGTTTGTCGGGAGGCAACGACAGGAAGGCGCGGACCAGCCTCAAGCCCTCCGCTTCGTCTACCCGTTCGTCTTCGGCAGCCATCCGGCCAATGTCGGCCGATCGGGAAAAATATGCAATCCCCTCCGAACATACCTTGATTCGGTGCAGCCGGTTTGCTGGAATGGGCGACTGAGGTGGATCATGAAATGGATCAGGGAACGCGACGCGCTGATCGCGGAGACAATGGCCTTCGTCCAATCGGTGACCGGCAAGAAGGATGAGGTCCTTCGGCCGGGCGCGCCGCCGGATTCACCCGCGGCGAGCGTCGGGATCGTTGCCGCCACCACCCTTGAGACCGTCGCGGTCGAGATCGCGCCGCCCCAACCCCCTCCGCAGCCTCAAGGCGTTCAGCTCGCTCCCGCGCGGGCGGATGGTGATTTCCGCAGCGAAATGCAGACCCGGATCGCCAATTTCCGCAAGCACCAGGAGCGTTTCGAGCGCGAGCGGGAAGAATATTGCACGGCGACCCTGACCAAACTCCGCGCCGCCATCGGCAGCGCCTCCCCCCGCCCACCGGCCAAAACCTAAGGCAGGGGCTCCAGCGGACTACAGCCAGGACCAGACCAGCCAGAGATTGGCCGCGCAGGCGCCAAACAGCGCCAGCGTCAGGGGCAGTAGCATGTGCCCGCAGGAGGTTTTCAGGTCGCTCGTCATGGCCAAAAACATCCGCTGATTCCGGCCGATGAGTCCCAGGGATTCTTTTTTTCGGGATTCAGGACTCGTTAAGGACTCAGGGCGGGCCGCAATCGATCACGGTTCCGTGATCGACATTGGGGCGGAACCCCTTACCCCGCGAACTCGTTGAATGGCTTTCTTGGAGCGGGAAGAAATGCCCTACGCCCTGTTCTGCAACGACGCCCAGATCAGCAAGGCCTATCCTGATGAATCCGACGTCTGGAAGCTCGCGCAGCGAAGCGGGCTCGTCGTGGACATGATCGCGGACGACGAGCGGACAGGACCGCGCCGGGTGCTGGACAATGATTACGAGATCGCGCCCTGCCAGCTGGCCCAAGGCGAGGATCCCGCCAAGAACAAGGCCGAAGCCGACCAGCAGTCGAGGATGGAGCTTGAGCTGAATTCCTGAGGTCCGACCCGGCGCTCAGGGCGTGGCGGCCACAAGCGAGGCCTGTTCTCCCGGCATAGGCACACAGGCCTTGCGGCGATGCAGCCCGCGAATCGCCCCGGTGACCTTCATCACCTTGCCCGACGGACAGGAGGCATCCTTGACGAAGGCCACCTCATAGGGCGCCAGCATCAGAGGCTCGGATTTAAGGATTGTCTGTGCAGAGCACGGCAAGCCGAAGGAGCACGAAAGCACCACTACCGACACAAGAATACGCATGTCCGTCGTCCCACCAGCCCGATAATTCTCATATAACGCGTTCCGGGGCGCGAGTTCCGTAAATTGCAAAAATTATTTTTGCTTTACCCCGGCCCCATGACGCGCGTGAGAAAGCGCGCCAGCGTCATTTGCAAGCAAATGACGCGCCAGATGGTTCACGCAAAGCAAACAATGGGTCGGCGGGCAAGAGCCCGGCAAACGAAAGGCCGGCGGGAGCCGGCCTTTGTCAGATCGTGGACGCTGGCGGTCGGTCAGTAGCGCGAGGCCGCCGGACCGCCCCAGCCGAACCGGTAGTTCACACCGACCTTGACGGTATGCTCGTCCTCCCGGCCGCGAACGCCGACGATGTCGGCCGGGCCGGAGGTGAAGGTGGTGCTGCCAAAGTTGTAATACTGGTACTCGGCCTTGGCCGACCAGCTCGGCGCGAACATGTATTCGAGGCCGGCGCCGACGGTGTAGCCGTCCTTGCTGTTGCCGGTGGTGGTGAAGGCCTGCGGCACCCCGGCGATGTTCACGCCAAGACCGTTATTGCGCCAGGCATAACCGCCCTTGGCGTAGAGCAGCGTCGGTCCCCAGGTGTAGCCGATGCGACCGGTCACCGACCCGAGCTGGTCGGTATTGGACGTCACCTGCGTGCCCAGCGGGAACGTGACACCGTTGTTGTTGGTCGGCAGCCAGGAATACTGAGCCTCGATACCCACCACCCAGTTGGGCGCGAACTGGTAGTCGAAGCCTCCCTGCACGCCGCCGAGGAAGCGGGCGTCGCTCGACTGGAAGCTGCTGTCGCCGGCAAAGGCGCCGCCGACATGGCCGCCGATGTAGAAACCGGTCCAATTGTAAATCACCTGCGGCGGCGTATAGGCCGGCGCCTTGGTGTAAGGGCGCGGCTGCATGTCGGCCGCTGCGGCCGGTCCGGCCAACGCCAGCAGAGCGACTGCGCCCAGCAAAAACTTTTTCATAGTCATCCCCGTTCTTTCATAAACGACACTCAGGAAACAACGTGGCGTGAATTGGGTTGCTTCGCGACGATGCCGGAACGTTGATCGTTCGTGACTGTGACGGAGTGGCAACAACGCGATTTTGTTCCGTCCCGCCGCCCTGCGCCGACTGTTTTTGTCGTTTGCGCAAGGCTCGGCGTAACGATTTGTCGCAAGGCGAAACCACCTCGTTCAAAGCTCGCCAAAATGTGATCCAGCGGCTCCGGCAGCGCTCGTTCTAGCACCAATCGATGAAGGCCGGCTTTGGGCTATCGCGTCATCTTTTCCAGTTCCGGAAAGGGTGCGTAAACCGCGCCGGCGCAGAGCTCATTGGTGCGGTCGAGGACGCGGTCCGCCCGTCCGTTGACGAAGACGACGGCGCGTTCCCGCATGGCCTTGTAGCTGCCGTCGGACTCGCGCGGCGTAAAGCGGAGGCAGCTCACATAGAATTGCCGGCCTCCGACCTCGCGCTGCACCGGCTCGGCCATGCCGGCGTCCCGCACGCCCACCGGGTTGTTCAGATAGGTCCGCATCAAGGCCAGCGTGTCGCTGCGGAAATTGTCGGGGAACGGCTGCGGGCCTCCGGCCTGGGTCCCGCCCATCAGCGTCGGACGGTCACCGTCGCTGCCGAAACATGCCGCAAGCGCCAACGGCAACGCCAGGGTCACCGCACATCTCGCCAATCGCCCCACAGGCCCCGCTCTCCGCTCGATCAGACTCGAAGACGTTCTAGCCTCAAGCCTGCGCCAAGGGAATTCCGCCAAGGGAATTCGCTTGCAGCGGCGCAATAGCGCACCGGCCCGCCGCCGACACCTCGGCTTTCGCACGAGGCAGGACGAACGGACCGGGCCTGGATTCCGCACGCGGCGGCGGGGCAATGCCAGGGATGCCGCCGCGCGGGATCAGTCGTCAGTTGCGCTTGTCAGACGTCGCCGGCTTGGTCACGTCCAGCTGCGCCTTCTGCGACTGCTTTTCCGAGACCTGCTTGTCCTGGTGGCGATGCTTGCCAACGGTCTTGTGCTCGTCGGGCGTAGCGGCGGCGTTGGCGTTCATCGCGCTCGACTTGCTATCCGCCTTGACGTCGGCAGCCTTCGTGTCGGCCTTCGCATCGACCTTGGCGCCTGCATCCGGTTTGACGGCCGTGTTCGCCGCCTTGGTCTGGCTCTGGTCCGCCTTGATCGCAGGCGCAGTGGTGGTGGTCTTGCCGGCGTCCGTGGCGAAGGCCGGGGCTGCGATCACGGAAGCTGCGAGCAAGGCTGCGGAAATGGTCTTCAGCATGATGGTCTCCTCTTGGAAGGATCTCGAGGCGGCGCCCTCTCGCCCACCCTTCGATCGTGGGTGGGAGCCTAGGGGCTGCGCACTGAACCCGATCTGAAGGCCGTTGCAGGCTTCCGTTCATCTCGATGACAAGTTTGTCATCCGCTACGGGGCGAATAGATCGTGCGAAGCGGGAATGTTTTTGCACCCTGGGTGTTCCGGTCTTCGGGCAATCGTGTAGGATCGCCACGTTCCATACGGGAGAATTTAGATGCGCAAACTCTCAATGCTGCTGGTGCCGGGACTTGTCTCCATGACGCTGGCAGCCGGGCCGGTGCTGTCCAGCGCCTATGCCGCGGGCAGTGACTCGCCCTCGCCGCCGCCGAAGTCGGATAGCTCGCCAAAAAAATCGAAGAAGAAGAGCTCCTCCAT
It encodes:
- a CDS encoding GFA family protein; translated protein: MIDARCNCGAVALTLPGPSSLVAACHCVECQRRTGAPFGVGAFYPVEAVTVAGTPKEYVRAAASGSRVRFYFCRDCGSTVYWKADNRPTMIAVAVGAIADPNYPAPVRSVFERSKHAWVEIAGAEHFQQSSAPKKSS
- a CDS encoding PQQ-binding-like beta-propeller repeat protein; this translates as MRARAVLVALLISCGAPAAAQQDGAALYATHCAQCHDGGDAQSRVPGRSAMQAMAFDHVLATLTSGSMAAMAKDRSDEERRAIAAFVTGKAATGGGTADTQGRCTQQVSGFPEPLDGPHWNGWGVDAGNSRFQPAEMAGLTAAEVPRLRLKWAYAFPGASVSFAPPTIVGGLLFIGGTDRKVHALDARSGCTLWTFATDAAVRAAISFAPLAGTDQFAIYFGDLRANAYAVNALTGTLIWKTKVEEHAAARITGAPVLHSGVLYVPVSSLEEAAGSQANYECCTFRGSVVALEAATGKEVWQAYTIPEIPHPTSKNARGTQLFGPSGAAVWSAPTIDARRNAIYVATSNSYSNPPAATADAVLAFDLATGKLLWKQQATPKDAFVVACYSADRTNCPDDHGPDHDFGQSPILVALRDGRRVLVIAQKSGVVHALDPDDGGKILWQTRIGKGGPLGGSEWGSAADGDRIYVANSDVRFMRDGTRRLDSTQGGGLFGLDLATGKIEMEVPPVACGDRPQCSPALSAAVSLIPGVVFSGGVSGVLRAYATADGKLLWEFDTVQDFKAVNGVPAHGGAIDGPGPVIAGGMLYTNSGYGQWSGVAGNVLLAFEVGKE
- a CDS encoding class I SAM-dependent methyltransferase is translated as MISHRPPVLAHERFLADRENFAGLDLAARFERIERTNLWGAATSVSGLGSEDPATAAIREALPALLQRLGARSLLDAPCGDAEWIGRIKLDVDYTGIDIVPTLIETNNLRASRGEMAGRFLVADITRDALPRADVILCRDCLVHLSLANIDCALTQFRMSGARFLLVTTFPDWEENQDCEDGDWRALNMEKAPFDLPAPLALINERCDEGGGGWRDKSLGLWRLDRLPDRVRMATDV
- a CDS encoding DUF6719 family protein; this translates as MRILVSVVVLSCSFGLPCSAQTILKSEPLMLAPYEVAFVKDASCPSGKVMKVTGAIRGLHRRKACVPMPGEQASLVAATP
- a CDS encoding outer membrane protein — its product is MKKFLLGAVALLALAGPAAAADMQPRPYTKAPAYTPPQVIYNWTGFYIGGHVGGAFAGDSSFQSSDARFLGGVQGGFDYQFAPNWVVGIEAQYSWLPTNNNGVTFPLGTQVTSNTDQLGSVTGRIGYTWGPTLLYAKGGYAWRNNGLGVNIAGVPQAFTTTGNSKDGYTVGAGLEYMFAPSWSAKAEYQYYNFGSTTFTSGPADIVGVRGREDEHTVKVGVNYRFGWGGPAASRY
- a CDS encoding His-rich protein BRANT: MLKTISAALLAASVIAAPAFATDAGKTTTTAPAIKADQSQTKAANTAVKPDAGAKVDAKADTKAADVKADSKSSAMNANAAATPDEHKTVGKHRHQDKQVSEKQSQKAQLDVTKPATSDKRN